The following are encoded in a window of Chitinophaga sp. H8 genomic DNA:
- a CDS encoding T9SS type A sorting domain-containing protein: protein MKRLLCFLLSMPALVMSQAPTSLSLKETGYNQKRDISIPGSRMVINPFNFKLDPKVVPAAYSNDAALPLNVGYLHTQFTNRDVENLMGIYHVKNESGSGEVTGWTANLASAADWEAEPQATATAMAAGMQLSVASNASPSWKYMRTRLQTNIDENAVLKVSISGVTGMWSLKLRSYDGLEEKVLKPDNSASGSFEFNLQQLTGWSGFKDFYIQCFSIGAPSSVVVSDLRVVYKSNPVNVSWTGNMQDQTKWYNPDNGNGASWSFSPAGLTFNVSASYHYVRTATQVTANITETPTLKIEIPASTGLWSVKVDDGSGDIVLRPDAAGNGVFYLNVQGATGWSGVKSFHIKVYSISYGAPASVTIKDMRLTNNLSVLTLWSGMGSGTSGWIKNNSLSTVQSVSAGLRFAIATANTTVSFRTASAITVDVDKNPLLLLNVPECAGPWALKINDGSSEIALQYDTRNAGSYAFDLRAITGWSGTKTFHLVLYVIPYAAHPSSVTVGDIRIERMSGIPVTNKALSYTTAWTPHDLPFSAVYADSATLTGYDYFYDKQALVRNLQFGNVTAANGKFILTGSYAGNISFTNNILRVVKEYYSYGLTSPVFSGKTVKYYATQAAMQTGSNSLAVPPSCGFWAIEIDANSLPGKQMSIATAFTANSDTAALPGLLATPLTGTNAITGHTSRQAFWDNFFTTVPHPSRFDIQQVDPRGVTPQQVKDAYYKAFALTASNVLDAEPGVFNYPQVVTGKGSLWDEGAPVAPFSATWDSYTAIQQYAYVDPGVAWNAFKGLMSLTDAQGVIAGESLPSRKAQTAWILFQLTGDTASLTSVYEPMKRYFNWRLKYPYWVYNTVPDTTKKDAEFVFSALVDLAYMRDISKIVYNADTAAAWEQKRVQFYETSKPWFWQTPGAKPVQYYDTQTGARGAGNTLWVTTGLYVDLLSGSYLTGMNNLFHDNFSSGYNFYLHGVAKYPDLSYTIYGLVARGRKDSAEIMVDAAICQAVLANTFSEAYSSHGASYPEGVRPSLFGASQVIDFVWLKNGFSYDKGFPHVVSLFGGNRGISNLKLGGRTLEISASGNNFSFSGTFLKEPTTLTLDTTLIEPVPLEMPALKQQKSKGRKSFVTGLRLFPNPIKDYLNIAFAMPKAGNVLLRIHDQLGRQVGYKVEQLPEGKHQLTFDMRKCVPGVYICSLYSRYGKETLKCVKQ from the coding sequence ATGAAACGCTTATTATGTTTCCTGCTCTCAATGCCTGCACTTGTAATGTCGCAGGCGCCGACGAGCCTTAGCCTGAAAGAAACCGGCTATAATCAGAAAAGGGATATCAGCATTCCGGGCTCCCGCATGGTGATCAATCCTTTTAATTTTAAACTGGACCCAAAGGTGGTACCAGCAGCCTATTCCAACGATGCGGCGCTGCCGCTGAATGTAGGATATCTGCATACGCAGTTCACCAACCGCGATGTGGAAAACCTCATGGGCATCTATCATGTGAAGAATGAAAGCGGGTCCGGCGAGGTAACGGGGTGGACGGCCAACCTGGCGTCTGCCGCAGACTGGGAAGCAGAGCCGCAGGCAACTGCTACGGCGATGGCGGCAGGGATGCAGCTCTCCGTTGCCAGCAATGCATCCCCCAGCTGGAAGTACATGCGTACCCGCCTGCAGACCAACATCGATGAAAATGCAGTCTTAAAGGTGAGCATCAGCGGAGTGACCGGTATGTGGTCACTCAAACTAAGATCATACGATGGCCTGGAGGAAAAAGTGCTCAAACCGGATAACTCCGCTTCCGGCAGCTTCGAGTTTAACCTGCAGCAACTCACCGGCTGGAGCGGGTTTAAGGATTTTTATATACAATGCTTCAGCATCGGTGCTCCTTCTTCCGTAGTAGTCAGCGATCTGCGCGTGGTATACAAAAGCAACCCTGTAAATGTATCGTGGACGGGCAATATGCAGGATCAGACAAAGTGGTATAACCCTGATAACGGCAACGGTGCTTCCTGGTCCTTTTCTCCTGCAGGGCTTACCTTTAATGTAAGTGCCAGCTATCATTATGTGAGAACTGCTACGCAGGTAACTGCAAATATAACTGAAACGCCTACACTTAAAATTGAAATACCTGCATCTACCGGCCTGTGGTCAGTAAAAGTAGATGACGGCAGTGGCGACATCGTGCTACGTCCCGATGCAGCAGGCAACGGCGTGTTTTACCTCAATGTGCAGGGAGCTACTGGCTGGAGCGGTGTGAAATCATTCCATATCAAGGTGTACAGCATCAGTTACGGAGCGCCTGCCTCGGTAACAATAAAGGATATGCGCCTTACCAACAACCTGTCTGTATTAACGCTCTGGTCGGGTATGGGAAGCGGAACCAGCGGCTGGATAAAGAACAATTCGCTGAGCACTGTTCAATCAGTTAGTGCAGGCCTTCGCTTTGCGATAGCTACTGCAAATACCACGGTATCCTTCCGGACTGCTTCGGCTATCACGGTGGATGTTGATAAGAACCCGCTGTTATTGCTGAATGTACCTGAATGCGCTGGCCCCTGGGCATTGAAGATAAACGATGGCAGCAGCGAAATCGCCCTGCAGTATGACACCAGGAATGCAGGCAGCTATGCATTTGATCTCCGGGCCATCACTGGCTGGTCAGGCACCAAAACCTTTCACCTGGTGCTTTATGTGATCCCGTATGCAGCACATCCTTCATCAGTAACAGTGGGGGATATACGTATTGAAAGAATGTCCGGCATCCCCGTCACAAACAAGGCGCTGTCATATACCACCGCCTGGACACCGCATGATCTGCCATTTTCTGCGGTGTATGCAGACAGCGCTACACTGACCGGCTACGACTACTTTTATGACAAGCAGGCACTGGTGCGAAACCTGCAATTCGGCAATGTAACTGCTGCAAACGGCAAGTTTATACTAACAGGCAGTTATGCCGGCAATATTTCTTTTACCAATAATATATTGCGTGTAGTGAAGGAGTATTATTCCTATGGCCTTACTTCCCCGGTTTTCAGCGGTAAAACAGTAAAATATTACGCCACCCAGGCCGCCATGCAAACGGGTAGTAACAGCCTGGCAGTACCGCCATCCTGCGGCTTCTGGGCGATCGAAATAGATGCAAACAGCCTGCCGGGTAAGCAGATGAGTATAGCCACCGCATTTACGGCCAACAGCGATACGGCTGCGTTACCCGGATTACTGGCCACCCCGTTGACAGGTACTAACGCGATCACGGGACATACCAGCCGCCAGGCTTTCTGGGACAATTTTTTTACTACGGTACCGCATCCTTCCCGGTTCGATATCCAGCAAGTGGACCCACGCGGTGTTACGCCACAGCAGGTAAAAGATGCCTATTACAAAGCTTTTGCACTCACTGCCAGCAATGTGCTGGATGCGGAGCCAGGTGTATTCAACTACCCGCAGGTGGTGACGGGCAAAGGTTCCCTCTGGGACGAAGGCGCGCCGGTAGCACCCTTTTCTGCTACCTGGGATAGCTACACCGCCATCCAGCAATATGCCTATGTTGATCCCGGAGTGGCCTGGAATGCCTTTAAGGGCCTGATGTCGCTCACTGATGCACAGGGTGTGATAGCGGGAGAGAGTTTGCCTTCCAGGAAAGCACAAACCGCCTGGATTTTGTTCCAGCTCACCGGCGATACTGCTTCGCTGACCTCGGTATATGAGCCTATGAAAAGGTATTTTAACTGGAGATTAAAATATCCCTACTGGGTGTACAACACCGTGCCGGATACCACAAAAAAAGATGCAGAATTTGTGTTCTCTGCGCTTGTAGACCTTGCCTATATGCGCGATATCAGCAAGATCGTATACAATGCAGATACCGCTGCCGCCTGGGAACAAAAACGGGTACAGTTCTATGAAACCAGTAAGCCCTGGTTCTGGCAAACACCTGGGGCTAAGCCCGTGCAGTACTACGACACGCAAACGGGCGCCAGGGGCGCAGGCAATACGCTATGGGTTACTACCGGCTTGTATGTAGACCTGCTGTCGGGCAGTTATCTCACCGGCATGAACAACCTGTTTCACGACAACTTCAGCAGTGGCTATAATTTTTACCTGCATGGTGTGGCAAAATATCCTGATCTCAGTTACACCATTTACGGTCTTGTAGCCAGAGGGCGCAAGGATTCGGCGGAGATCATGGTGGATGCTGCTATCTGCCAGGCAGTATTGGCTAATACTTTCTCGGAGGCGTACAGCAGTCATGGTGCCTCGTATCCCGAAGGAGTACGGCCATCATTGTTCGGCGCCAGCCAGGTCATAGATTTTGTATGGCTGAAGAACGGTTTCTCGTATGACAAGGGATTCCCACATGTAGTGAGCCTTTTTGGTGGAAACCGCGGTATCAGCAACCTGAAACTGGGCGGACGAACCCTGGAAATCTCTGCCAGTGGTAACAACTTCTCCTTCTCTGGTACCTTCCTGAAAGAACCCACCACGCTTACGCTGGACACTACGCTGATTGAACCGGTACCTCTGGAAATGCCGGCTTTGAAGCAGCAAAAATCAAAGGGCCGAAAATCGTTTGTTACCGGCCTGCGGTTGTTTCCCAATCCCATAAAGGATTACCTGAATATTGCTTTTGCCATGCCGAAGGCTGGCAATGTACTGTTGCGCATTCACGACCAGTTGGGGCGCCAGGTAGGCTATAAGGTAGAACAGTTGCCGGAGGGAAAGCACCAGCTCACCTTTGATATGCGAAAATGCGTTCCCGGTGTGTATATCTGCAGCCTGTATTCGCGTTACGGAAAGGAGACGCTGAAATGTGTAAAACAGTGA
- a CDS encoding M20/M25/M40 family metallo-hydrolase yields the protein MMIKKGLFLLLCISSGYLAAAAQDYMPDAGRIQGYVNYLAADKLKGRGTAEKGSIKASRYIARQFRNLGLKPGNGNSYFQDFTFDKNSHKQVPSRNVLGYLDNGAARTIIIGAHYDHLGTARLFDGKYPLGEIHNGADDNASGVAGLLELARYYVKNGVKEPFNFLFISFGGEELGLKGSAYYTAHPVFPLDKVHFMLNMDMIGRYNPERGIGIGGFGSAAEWPAVFKDVQQEGIRYFTDAAGKGASDHHNFYINGVPVIFFHTGGHDDYHKPTDDAPKLKAKEEAAILQLGIQLIDKAMTYPTLKYTGEK from the coding sequence ATGATGATAAAAAAGGGTTTGTTTTTACTGCTGTGTATAAGCAGTGGTTATCTGGCTGCCGCTGCACAGGATTATATGCCTGATGCGGGCAGAATACAAGGTTATGTGAACTATCTGGCAGCAGATAAGTTAAAGGGTAGGGGCACGGCGGAAAAGGGCAGTATAAAGGCCAGCCGTTACATTGCCCGGCAATTTAGAAACCTCGGTCTGAAACCGGGTAATGGCAACAGTTATTTTCAGGACTTTACCTTTGATAAGAACTCCCATAAGCAGGTACCCAGCCGTAATGTACTGGGCTACCTGGATAATGGTGCGGCACGTACCATCATTATTGGCGCACATTATGACCATCTGGGTACTGCCAGGCTATTTGACGGTAAATATCCCCTGGGCGAAATCCACAACGGGGCGGATGATAATGCTTCCGGAGTGGCAGGTCTTCTGGAATTAGCCAGGTATTATGTGAAAAATGGTGTAAAAGAACCCTTTAACTTCCTTTTTATCTCTTTTGGGGGTGAGGAACTGGGCCTGAAAGGTTCTGCTTATTATACTGCACATCCTGTTTTCCCGCTGGACAAAGTCCATTTTATGCTTAATATGGATATGATAGGGCGTTATAATCCGGAAAGAGGGATCGGCATAGGTGGTTTTGGCAGTGCGGCAGAATGGCCGGCCGTGTTTAAGGATGTGCAACAGGAAGGAATCCGCTATTTTACAGATGCCGCAGGAAAAGGCGCTTCTGATCATCATAACTTCTATATAAATGGCGTGCCGGTAATATTCTTCCATACCGGGGGGCATGATGATTACCATAAACCTACGGATGATGCTCCCAAACTGAAAGCGAAGGAAGAAGCAGCTATCCTCCAGCTGGGCATTCAGCTGATCGATAAAGCCATGACTTATCCCACATTGAAATATACCGGGGAAAAGTAA
- a CDS encoding penicillin-binding protein 1A, giving the protein MKKSVKILWRLAFGILAFFILIMLLINFRVIGNMPSMEELENPRAALAAEVIADDGTILGKYYQVDRSSSDYNQISKNVINALIATEDERFYSHSGIDARSTMAIPFYFLIGKKRGSSTITQQLALNLRTDNTGQQRASNFVKRVFQKLEEWIIAVKLERNFTKQEIITLYLNTVAFGDNVYGIENGARTFFGKDAGHLSLEEAAILVGMLKGNTMYNPRRNPQLAIARRNTVIDQMERNKYITTAEANTAKSKPIVLRYNKIDHNKGLAPYFREVLRDELKSWCKNHKKADGTEYNLYRDGLKIYTTINPRMQIYAEEAVAKHLKDLQKVFASQNNVKTGSVWKNWQQYLDRYMKESDRYKAMKEEDASDEEIKKAFNTPAKMKVFAWKSNTEPELNELDTVMTPIDSIKYMRAILQSGFMAMDPESGEVKAWVGGPDFRYFKNDHVAKTRRQVGSTFKPFLYCFALMNGMSPNTMLPNEPITIDKWTLTRNSEGSVGGSITMAGALARSLNLVSAYLIKNLGAKAFADFAKNKIGFTSDIPPYPSIALGTPEISLYEMLQAYTMFPGRGINTKPIYITRIEDRNGNILETFAPVKREVISEKEAYTMVKMMEGVVGPGGTGQRLRSRYNIQGEVAGKTGTTNDNTDGWFIGYTPQLLAGAWVGCENNFLRFSSTAIGQGANTGLPIWAYFMQKVYADKTLKVDNNSQFAVPANMQSDIYLNYDSNVQPGAEAEDQGNGAADDYLDVGQYGEETQPAPAAKEKEKEKEQGKEKETPKPGQTPKAQYPKRDTN; this is encoded by the coding sequence ATGAAAAAATCGGTGAAAATATTGTGGCGTTTGGCATTTGGTATTTTAGCCTTTTTTATCCTGATCATGTTACTCATTAACTTCCGTGTGATCGGTAATATGCCTTCCATGGAAGAACTGGAAAATCCACGGGCAGCACTGGCTGCAGAAGTCATTGCAGATGATGGCACCATTCTGGGAAAATATTACCAGGTAGACCGTTCCAGCAGTGACTATAATCAGATCTCCAAAAATGTGATCAATGCACTCATTGCTACGGAAGATGAAAGGTTTTACAGCCATTCCGGTATAGATGCCCGGAGTACAATGGCCATCCCCTTTTACTTTCTGATCGGTAAAAAACGGGGTTCCAGTACCATTACCCAACAGCTGGCACTGAACCTGCGTACGGATAATACCGGCCAGCAAAGGGCCAGTAATTTTGTGAAAAGGGTATTCCAGAAACTGGAAGAGTGGATCATTGCCGTAAAACTGGAACGCAACTTTACCAAACAGGAGATCATTACCCTGTACCTCAATACAGTAGCTTTTGGTGATAACGTATATGGCATTGAAAACGGTGCCCGTACCTTTTTCGGGAAAGATGCCGGCCATTTATCCCTGGAAGAAGCGGCCATCCTGGTAGGGATGCTCAAGGGTAATACCATGTATAATCCCCGCCGTAACCCGCAACTGGCTATTGCCCGTAGAAATACCGTAATAGACCAGATGGAGCGTAATAAATATATTACCACCGCCGAAGCCAACACTGCCAAAAGCAAGCCTATCGTATTACGGTATAATAAAATAGACCATAACAAAGGGCTGGCCCCTTATTTCCGGGAAGTATTGCGTGATGAGCTGAAATCCTGGTGCAAAAACCATAAAAAAGCAGATGGCACCGAGTATAATCTCTACCGCGATGGCCTGAAGATCTATACCACCATCAATCCACGTATGCAGATCTATGCAGAGGAAGCGGTGGCCAAACACCTGAAAGACCTGCAAAAAGTATTTGCTTCCCAGAATAATGTAAAAACCGGTAGCGTGTGGAAAAACTGGCAGCAATACCTCGACAGGTATATGAAAGAATCTGACCGTTACAAGGCAATGAAAGAGGAAGATGCCTCTGACGAAGAGATCAAAAAGGCCTTCAATACCCCCGCCAAAATGAAGGTTTTTGCATGGAAAAGCAATACAGAACCTGAGCTGAATGAGCTGGATACCGTGATGACACCCATTGACTCTATCAAGTATATGCGTGCCATCCTCCAATCCGGTTTTATGGCGATGGACCCGGAAAGCGGAGAAGTAAAAGCCTGGGTGGGCGGTCCGGACTTCCGTTATTTTAAAAACGACCACGTAGCCAAAACACGACGGCAGGTAGGTTCTACCTTTAAACCATTCCTTTATTGCTTTGCGCTGATGAATGGGATGTCGCCTAATACCATGTTGCCCAATGAACCGATCACGATCGATAAGTGGACCCTTACCCGCAACTCCGAAGGTAGCGTAGGTGGTTCTATTACCATGGCCGGTGCATTGGCCCGGTCCCTCAACCTGGTATCTGCTTACCTGATCAAAAATCTCGGTGCCAAAGCATTTGCCGACTTTGCCAAAAACAAAATAGGTTTCACCAGTGATATCCCCCCGTACCCTTCTATTGCACTGGGTACCCCGGAAATCTCGCTGTATGAAATGCTGCAGGCGTATACCATGTTCCCTGGCAGGGGCATCAATACCAAACCTATTTACATTACCCGCATAGAGGACCGGAACGGCAATATCCTGGAAACCTTTGCCCCGGTAAAAAGGGAAGTGATCAGTGAAAAAGAGGCCTATACGATGGTCAAAATGATGGAAGGTGTGGTAGGCCCCGGAGGAACCGGCCAGCGTTTACGTTCCCGCTACAATATCCAGGGGGAAGTAGCAGGTAAAACCGGTACCACCAATGATAATACCGATGGCTGGTTTATAGGCTATACCCCACAATTGCTGGCAGGTGCCTGGGTAGGATGTGAAAACAACTTCCTGCGTTTCAGCTCTACTGCCATTGGTCAGGGTGCCAATACCGGCCTGCCTATCTGGGCCTACTTTATGCAAAAAGTATATGCTGATAAAACACTCAAGGTAGACAACAACAGCCAATTTGCGGTGCCCGCCAATATGCAGAGCGATATTTACCTGAACTATGATTCCAATGTACAACCGGGAGCGGAAGCTGAAGATCAGGGCAATGGTGCTGCGGATGATTACCTGGATGTGGGTCAGTATGGGGAAGAAACCCAGCCAGCCCCTGCTGCTAAAGAAAAGGAAAAAGAGAAAGAGCAGGGTAAGGAAAAAGAGACGCCCAAGCCGGGACAAACACCAAAAGCGCAATACCCTAAAAGGGATACCAACTAA
- a CDS encoding tetratricopeptide repeat protein, whose translation MNRYRSFYIHTIALSFLLLSIGLPAALAQNKTVKTKAPKQEDRRPPSEVMASKKLTLKRRLFQNMATRYNYYFNAKTKLDALVKDVGQQGQDNYAYLLPFYPFNLQNLGINKSELDSIVEKSSIAIQLHDPRGKWIDDCFLLMGRAYFYQGDYENANKTFQYINTTYAPRKKDESKAVIGSSQHDQLSIASREKRSGFFGRFKHKYVRNDAFLWRARTLLEQKEYDEVQALLNILETDPNFPARLEGELAEVIAYSRYKRGRFSEVNAPLQIAIEKSRDKTAKARMAFIAGQLYSQQHKPDSAIQMFREVISLKPDPMMDFQARLQISHLNTIAAGGSAEQSIAALQRMLKKDKFIRFRDVIYYTIADLSTPKDPAAAIGYLQKSLQEENSTVVQRTLSFKALADIYYKQRKYSEAKNYYDSAATVMGTEFADSAVVNVRKNVLSEVAEKAAIIHREDSLQRIAAMPEAARAALLDQMVAAYKKKATDKQIENTMRAANPFDNPTAGTAFAPKDDKGDWYFYNPESKASGYAEFKRRWGNRPLADNWRRSQNGAVPLPNNSLEPELTVDGAQAPTPETVPPDSITVELLASQLPLTPDKLAASRTKEMDAWYDLGKLYFDKLDHYELAIETYDSLLLKFPDHPRKAEVLYSLYVWHNKLKHTAKANEYKQMVMTQYPGSNFANIIQFGALKDVDADKKKAITADYNAAYNAFHAGDYAGALALKRQADSTYGLNFLQPRFDLLEAMILIKTDTANQGKAAIQQVIMKYQGDAAIRTQAQTLLEALNRKDSLVSYLSSLQLQARDTSQSHLDENVTMVYPWQRPKPQLADSVKTAPAATDTAQVVTNAPPPVAPPVPVKPVTPYKLNAANPHFVVLSFKRVAKALMDEGLEQFTRYNANKHPNEKIEVGTFVLSPGEIMLIFRLFPNEDKALDYFDEVRELAPTHIIPKIRPSDYTMFVISRDNFILLNSTKDLTGYEKFFNDNYIVE comes from the coding sequence ATGAATCGCTACAGATCATTTTATATACATACTATTGCGCTAAGTTTTTTATTGTTAAGTATTGGTCTGCCTGCGGCACTTGCCCAAAACAAAACTGTTAAAACCAAAGCTCCAAAACAGGAAGACCGCCGTCCTCCTTCAGAAGTGATGGCCTCCAAGAAATTGACGCTGAAGCGGCGCCTGTTCCAGAACATGGCCACCCGGTATAATTATTACTTTAATGCCAAAACCAAACTGGATGCCCTGGTGAAAGATGTAGGCCAGCAGGGACAGGATAACTATGCTTATCTGCTGCCCTTCTACCCCTTTAATCTGCAAAACCTGGGTATCAATAAAAGCGAGCTGGATTCTATTGTTGAAAAGTCATCTATTGCGATCCAACTGCATGACCCGCGTGGTAAATGGATAGACGACTGTTTCCTGCTGATGGGCAGGGCTTACTTTTACCAGGGAGATTATGAAAATGCCAATAAAACATTCCAATACATTAATACCACCTACGCTCCCAGAAAAAAAGATGAGTCCAAAGCAGTCATAGGCTCCAGCCAGCACGACCAGCTTTCCATCGCTTCCCGGGAAAAACGAAGTGGTTTCTTCGGACGCTTCAAGCATAAATATGTGCGGAATGATGCCTTCCTCTGGAGAGCCCGGACATTGCTGGAACAAAAAGAATATGATGAAGTACAGGCCCTGCTCAACATCCTGGAAACAGATCCTAACTTTCCTGCCCGCCTGGAAGGCGAACTGGCGGAAGTAATAGCTTACAGCCGCTATAAACGCGGACGGTTCAGTGAAGTGAATGCCCCGCTGCAGATAGCTATTGAAAAAAGCAGGGATAAAACAGCTAAAGCCAGGATGGCTTTTATAGCAGGACAACTATACTCCCAGCAGCACAAGCCCGATTCAGCTATACAAATGTTCCGGGAAGTGATCAGCCTGAAACCGGACCCTATGATGGACTTCCAGGCCCGCCTGCAGATTTCCCATCTCAATACCATTGCAGCAGGTGGTTCGGCAGAACAAAGCATTGCCGCACTACAGCGCATGCTGAAAAAAGATAAATTTATCCGGTTCCGGGATGTGATCTATTATACCATTGCCGACCTCTCCACACCAAAAGATCCGGCAGCGGCTATCGGTTATCTCCAAAAATCATTACAGGAAGAAAACAGTACGGTAGTACAACGCACCCTGTCTTTTAAGGCATTGGCAGATATATACTACAAACAGCGGAAATATTCTGAAGCCAAAAATTACTATGACAGTGCCGCTACGGTGATGGGAACAGAATTTGCCGATTCGGCAGTGGTCAATGTCCGTAAAAATGTGCTGTCCGAAGTGGCAGAGAAAGCCGCCATCATTCACCGGGAAGACAGCCTGCAGCGCATTGCAGCAATGCCTGAAGCAGCACGTGCAGCCCTCCTGGACCAAATGGTAGCAGCATACAAGAAAAAAGCGACCGATAAGCAGATAGAAAATACCATGCGGGCGGCCAATCCTTTTGATAATCCTACTGCAGGTACTGCTTTTGCGCCCAAAGATGATAAAGGCGACTGGTATTTTTACAATCCGGAAAGCAAAGCCTCCGGCTATGCTGAATTTAAACGGCGCTGGGGCAACCGCCCACTGGCAGATAACTGGAGACGCAGCCAGAATGGTGCTGTACCACTGCCCAATAATAGCCTGGAACCGGAACTGACCGTCGACGGTGCACAGGCACCTACTCCGGAAACTGTACCACCGGATAGTATCACAGTAGAACTGCTGGCCAGCCAGCTGCCACTCACACCGGATAAACTGGCGGCTTCCCGTACCAAAGAAATGGATGCCTGGTATGACCTCGGTAAACTATACTTTGACAAACTGGACCATTATGAACTGGCCATAGAAACATATGACAGCCTCCTGCTGAAATTCCCGGACCATCCGCGTAAAGCAGAAGTGCTGTACTCTCTCTATGTATGGCATAACAAACTGAAACATACGGCCAAGGCGAATGAGTATAAGCAAATGGTGATGACCCAGTACCCCGGCTCCAATTTTGCCAATATTATTCAGTTTGGCGCCCTTAAGGATGTGGATGCTGACAAGAAAAAAGCTATTACAGCCGACTATAATGCGGCCTACAACGCATTCCATGCAGGTGATTATGCGGGTGCCCTGGCACTAAAACGCCAGGCAGATTCCACCTATGGCCTCAACTTCCTGCAGCCCAGATTTGACCTGCTGGAAGCCATGATTCTCATCAAAACGGATACTGCCAATCAGGGCAAAGCGGCCATACAACAGGTGATCATGAAATACCAGGGGGATGCGGCGATCCGCACCCAGGCCCAGACCTTACTAGAAGCACTGAACCGGAAAGATTCCCTGGTAAGTTACCTGTCCAGCCTGCAACTCCAGGCCAGAGATACCAGCCAGTCGCACCTGGATGAAAACGTGACCATGGTATACCCCTGGCAGCGGCCTAAACCACAACTGGCCGACTCCGTGAAAACCGCCCCTGCTGCTACAGATACAGCACAGGTAGTTACCAACGCACCACCTCCGGTTGCACCGCCCGTGCCTGTGAAACCGGTTACACCTTATAAGCTCAATGCTGCCAATCCGCACTTTGTAGTCCTCTCCTTCAAAAGAGTGGCCAAAGCACTGATGGATGAAGGACTGGAACAATTTACCCGTTACAATGCCAACAAACATCCAAATGAAAAAATAGAAGTAGGCACCTTTGTATTGTCACCAGGAGAAATCATGCTCATCTTCCGCCTGTTCCCGAATGAAGACAAAGCACTTGACTATTTCGACGAAGTGCGGGAACTGGCGCCTACCCATATCATTCCTAAAATAAGGCCATCGGACTATACCATGTTCGTGATCTCTCGCGACAACTTCATTTTATTAAACAGTACGAAAGACCTCACCGGGTACGAGAAATTCTTTAATGATAATTATATAGTAGAATAA
- a CDS encoding bactofilin family protein encodes MFSNNRNSKNDSKSIMPTSTVNIIGSGTSIQGDIVCEGDIRIDGQVNGLVSTKAKIVVGPEGEITGDLVCQSADILGKVTGIIKVDELLFLKANALVKGDVYTAHFEMEPTAKFNGRCYMEPGDMADSVKHGKSQLKEAAEEA; translated from the coding sequence ATGTTTAGTAACAATCGTAACTCAAAAAATGACAGCAAATCTATTATGCCTACCTCTACCGTTAACATTATCGGGAGTGGCACGAGTATCCAGGGGGATATTGTATGTGAAGGGGATATACGCATAGACGGGCAGGTAAATGGACTGGTGTCCACAAAAGCAAAAATTGTTGTAGGCCCGGAGGGGGAAATTACCGGCGACCTGGTATGTCAGAGTGCTGATATATTGGGCAAGGTAACAGGTATCATTAAAGTAGATGAATTATTATTCCTGAAAGCCAATGCGCTGGTGAAAGGAGATGTATACACGGCACATTTTGAGATGGAGCCTACAGCAAAGTTCAATGGCCGTTGTTACATGGAGCCAGGAGATATGGCAGATAGCGTAAAACATGGAAAGTCCCAACTCAAAGAAGCCGCCGAAGAAGCCTGA
- a CDS encoding AtpZ/AtpI family protein, with protein MESPNSKKPPKKPDNNNLLFRYIGLAFQMMATLGVAVFAGYKLDQWMGMPFPLFLIIFSLLALALLLWQIIKDTRRQ; from the coding sequence ATGGAAAGTCCCAACTCAAAGAAGCCGCCGAAGAAGCCTGATAATAATAATTTATTATTCCGCTATATAGGGTTGGCTTTTCAGATGATGGCCACGCTGGGCGTGGCGGTATTTGCCGGTTATAAACTTGACCAGTGGATGGGGATGCCGTTTCCGTTATTCCTGATCATTTTTTCTTTACTGGCATTAGCGCTACTTTTGTGGCAAATTATAAAAGACACCCGCAGGCAATGA